A stretch of DNA from Desulfofalx alkaliphila DSM 12257:
CATTATTTTATGAGAGAGTATCTTTTTAAAGAAATAGATATAAAAGATGCAAATGCCCATATTCTTGACGGAAAGGCAGCGGATGTGGAGGCAGAATGCCGGAGGTATGAAAACTGCATTAAGGAGGCCGGGGGCATTGATCTTCAATTGCTGGGTATTGGGCAGAACGGTCATATCGGTTTTAATGAGCCCGGTGAAAATTTTGAGGCCCTGACCCATCTGGTAAATCTGCACCCAGATACAATAAGAGCCAATGCCAGGTTCTTTAATTCCATAGATGAGGTACCCACCCAGGCCATAACCATGGGTATAAAAACCATTATGCGGGCGAAAAAAATAGTACTTTTGGCCAACGGTGAAAGTAAGGCCGAAGCCATTTATCAAACGCTTAAAGGAAAGATTACACCCCGTGTACCGGCATCGGTGCTGCAGCTGCACCCGGATATTACTGTAATCATAGACGAAGCCGCAGCGGTTAAGCTGTAAGGCGCCGGCTGTGGTCGGTCAGTTTAATTTTTACAAGGCCCCCCTTGCATAATTAGCCTGTCCTATGGCAAAATATATGACAAAAAAAGGATGTAAGGGGGCGTCGTTCTATGGATGAAATATTAAAGGCAATGCAGGAAGTGGAGAAGTCCATGGCAAGAATCCGTAGAAAAATGTTCTCTGATTTTGACCGGCTGTTACCCGGCAGTTTTGAAAAAGACCATTTCGATTCATTTATCCGGGAAGCACCTTCAGCCAAAGGAGCCAATGTAAAAACTTTTAGGTACTACGCCAAAAGAGAGATGGACAGTAGCGGCAAAGATGTTAGGGAAGTATATGTGGAAGCCGACGGGGATAAAAAGTACTGGAAAAAAGACGGCAACAAGGAATGGTTTGTGGAGCCAAACAAATTGCTTAACAAATTTTTGCCCGGAAAGAACAAATAAAATTTACCCCACCGATGGTATACCCTTGCCATTGGTGGATTTTTTATTTATTATTGACTTAGCTTTGGAAGGGAATGATTTATCTGCAATTACAATACGACTTGTTAATGGATGAATTTATTGCGGTGGCTGCAAGTATTAAAGACGGTTTTATTGCACACCCCAGGGTACTTAAAGGCCTGGGATACAAAAAGGCAATATTACTGTCCTTGGCTGAGAAAAGAGAGTTCTCCCATTACTGCCAGATGCTTAAGGTAAACGGCGGGCAGATTATTGAGAAAATAAATGCCATGTCGGAAGAGGAAGGTGAGCAGCTGGCCCGGGATATCTATTTACACTGGCAGCCTGAGGAAGAGGGCGGCAGGTAAATTTTTTCAAGAAATAGATATTGACCCTTTTTTGTATTTGTGCTACCTTTAAATACAAGTAAGATATCTTAATGACTGTGATGGAGAAAAGTAGGTCAGCTTCAGCCTTCCAGGGAGAAGAAACCGTGACTGTAAGTTTCTTTAAGGTGTGACTGATTGAAGTTCTCTCCGGAGTCGCCACGCTGAAATAGCAGTAGGTGTGGCCGGGTTCCCGCCGTTAAAAGGGAAGAGGTATCGGATTATATGTCCTGTACCGGTAAAGGCGGCTTTAAGCAATTAGGGTGGTACCGCGAAATCTGGCATTTCGTCCCTTGGGGATGAAATGCTTTTTTAGTTTACCGGCAGGGTATGGTATTCCTGTACCTTTCTATGAGTGGGCTTTTTAGCCAATTAGGGTGGTACCGCGAAATTACTCTTTCGTCCCTATGGGGGTGAAGGAGTTTTTTGTTTTGAAGGGGGGCGATTATTTTTGAATTAGAAGGGATATGCGCAAGCGCTGAAATTATAATTACTAAATTAGGGAGGTTAAAAAATGAAAAAAATCATCTTGTCATTAATGGTTGTTTTAATGGCTCTTACCTTGATGGCCTGCGGCGGGGAGGAACCCGAGGCGGCAGAGGACAAAGTAAACTTAGGTATTATTCAGGTGGCTGAGCACCCCTCTTTAGACGTGGCCCGTCAGGGATTCTTAGATGTGCTCAGTGAAAACGGCTACCTTGAGGGTGAAAACCTGGCAGTGGATTATCAAAATGCCCAGGGAGACCAGGCTAACTTGCAAACCATAGCCCGTAAATTTGTTCAGGATGAGTGTGACTTGGTGCTGGCCATAGCCACACAATCTGCAGTGACAATGGCCAATGAAACCGGCGATATACCAATTTTAATTACCGCCGTTACCGACCCGGTCACCGCCAAGCTGGTTGAAAGCTTAGAAAGGCCGGGCACCAACGTCACCGGAACCACCGATATCAACCCGGTTAAAGAACAACTGCAGCTGGTTAAAGAAATTGTTCCCGGTGCAGAAAAGGTCGGTGTTATTTACAACTCCAGTGAAGTAAACTCCCAGGTACAGGTGGATCTTGCGGACCAAGCTGCCCCGGAACTGGGCTTAGAACTGGTGAAAGTAACGGTTACCGCCAGCAGTGAAGTGATGCAGGCCGCCCAATCATTGGTTGGCAGGGTTGATGCAATCTATCTTCCCACCGACAACATGGTTATTTCTTCCTTGGCGGCGGTGATTGGGGTGGCTGAAGAGAACAAGATTCCCGTTATTAGCGCAGAATCCAATTCTGTGGAAAACGGGGCGGTGGCCACCATTGGTATTGATTACTACCAATTGGGCCGCACCACCGGGGAAATGGCCCTGCGGGTGCTAAAGGGTGAAGAACCGCAAAACATGGCTATCCAGAGCCAGCCCGGTTCTGATATTGTAATTAATTTGCAGGCGGCAGAGCGAATGGGTGTCACCGTTTCAGAGGACTTAAAGAATAAGCAAATTAAAATAATTAATGAATAAAAGGTGATATAAGTGACAGCTACTGTATGGCTAGGTGTACTGGAGCAAGGTTTATTATGGGGTATTATGGTGTTAGGGGTATACATTACCTTTAGGGTGTTGAACTTTCCGGACCTAACGGTGGACGGCGGTTTTACACTGGGGGCGGCGGTGGCAGCCCGAATGATATTGGATGGCCACGACCCCTGGCTGGCCACCTCTTTGGCCCTGGTCTGCGGGATGATGGCCGGCTTGGTTACAGGGTTTTTAAATACCAAGCTGCGCATTCCGCCGCTTTTGGCAGGCATTTTAATGATGATTGCGCTGTACTCTATCAATTTGCGGGTGATGGGCAATAAGTCAATGCTGTCCCTCTTGCGCATTGATACCGTCTATACCGATGTGGCCGGCATCGGCGCGCCCCAGGCATTGGCGGTGACATGCCTGGGTTTGGCGGCTGTAACCTTAATCGGTTATTTGCTATACACCTTTTTACAAACTGAAGTGGGCATGGCTTTACGGGCCACCGGCGATAACGAGCAAATGATTAGAAGTTTGGGCGTCAATACCGATGCCAGTAAAACCATGGGTTTGGCATTGGGCAACGGTTTGGTGGCCCTAAGCGGGGCCATGGTGGCCCAGTACCAGGGTTACAGTGATGTTCAAATGGGCATCGGCATGATTGTGGTGGGCCTTGCTTCGGTAATTGTGGGTGAAGTGGTCTTTGGCAAGGGCACCTTGCTGCGGGCTCTGGTGGCGGTGGTAATGGGTTCCATTATTTACCGGGCGGTAATTGCCCTGGTGATGCGCATGGGCCTGCCCACCACCGACTTAAAGCTGTTCACCGCCCTCTTGGTGGTGCTGGCCATGTCATCCCCCATCATAAAAGAAAAACTGTCCCTTAACTTCAACTGGTTTAACGGCAAGGAGGGTGTGCAGCGTGCTACAAATGACCGACGTATACAAAACCTTTAATGCCGGCAGCGTCAATGAACGTCTGGCCCTAAACGGTGTATCCCTTAAACTGGCCCCGGGGGATGTGGTAACGGTAATTGGGGGCAATGGTGCCGGCAAATCCACTTTGCTAAATATCATTGCCGGGGTATATCCGCTGGACAGCGGCACCATAACCATTGATAACAATGCCATTGAGACCCTGGCGGAACACGCAAGGGCCACCTTTATCGGCAGGGTGTTTCAAGACCCCATGAGGGGCACTGCCGCCTCTATGACCATTGAAGAAAACCTGGCCATGGCAGTAAAAAGAGGTACCCGGCGCAGGTTAAGCCGGGGAATTAAAAAAAAGGATCGGGAATTTTTCCGGGAACAGCTGGCCCAGTTGGGTTTAGGGCTGGAAGACCGCTTGACCACCACCGTGGGTTTATTATCCGGCGGTCAGCGCCAGGCCTTGACCCTGCTAATGGCAACCCTGGTGCCCCCAAAGCTGTTGCTGCTGGATGAACATACCGCAGCCCTGGATCCCAATACCGCCCAAAAGGTGTTGGAACTTACCGAAAGGATTGTCAGGGATAATAAACTGACCACCTTGATGGTTACCCATAACATGGAGGATGCCCTGCGCATTGGCAACCGCACCATTATGATGCATGAAGGTAAAATCATATTAGACTTAAGCGGTAGGGAAAGGGCCAACACCACCATTCCTGATTTGTTGGCAATGTTCAAGAAAGCCAGCGGGCAATCGCTGGCCAACGACAGGATGCTGCTTGGCGGTTAAAAACCTTTTCATAGCTTGCTTACCGGTGGCGGACAATTATAGTCCGCCACTTTTTTATGTCAATTTATTTTAAGTATAAACCGGCTTAAAATTACCAACTTTATATAGTAGCACCTTTAGACCTTAAAACAGTGGGGGTTAACTATGGTGAATTACAAAAGCCTGATAAAAAATAACCTGTGGCTACAGCTACTGCTGGCCCTTTTGGCCATCTGGTTGGTAATCACCCTTATATTTTTCTTTCACCACCGGGTTGTTGCCAGAACGGTGGAAATACCGGGCTGGCAATTGGACGAAGCCCAAAACTTAGGGGTACAGATTAAAAAAATCAGTGTTTATGACTGGCAAAGGGCGCCCGGTTATTACCAAGGCATGGCTGGGCTGGGCCCCCTGTGGTCCTTGGGTCACCGCTTACAGGGGGAGGTGGCCGAAGGCTATTTTCAGGCCGCCGGTGCCATTGCCGCCTATTACAGCCGTCCCTATCAAAAAACAGAGGGCTATCGCATAGAAGTAGCGGGCGCCTATTTAAACGAGGGTTATACCCAGCCGCCCCGGTTTACCGTCACCGTCAATGAAGATCTGGTTATTGAAGAGGACAGTTTTACTTTGGATGTGGAAGAGGGCGGCAAGCTCAGTTATTTTACCGCCACAGCCCATGCGGACGTCGATGGGATTACCCACCTGGATGTGCAGTACCACCGGGAAGGGCAGGAGGGCCCAAAAGAAACGGCAGAGAACTTTGAGGTGGAATTGTATACCGCCTTTAATGGGCCCCTAGGCTACTCCCGCCGGTACAACCCCGAAGGGACGGTTGTGGAATTTATAAAAGACTATCAGGAGGGGAGTAAAAAGGCCCAAAGATATGTTGGGCAATGGGAAAAGACAGATAAGGGCGGGGCCAGGCAAGTTCTCCGGGCCAATGAAAAGGGGCAATTTCCCTGGAAAAACCTGCAGTGGATGCAAAAGGAAAAGAAACCCTGGTCTATCCAACGGCCCATTACAGAATACCTGGGGGAGCTTAAGGGTATAGCCGATGTTTTTGCTGTTACTTTAAGGTATGTGTCCTTGGAAGAAAAATCCGGCGCTGCGGAAACAATGGGTGAACAAAAATTTTACCTGGTGGAGGAAGGGAACCGCTGGAAAATTATTGATGTCAGCCCTTTAAATTAAAGTATTAATTGCTCAATGGCCGGTGGACAAGCAAAAAATTTAATAAAAAAGATAATTTTGACATACAGCTGACTTTCCCCTATTGCCAGATCATGTTATTATAGTTACGAGAGTCAGTTTCTATGTATATTATTAAAGATATTTATAAGCATACTCTCCATTCGACTAGAGGTTTGGCAAAAATGGCCTATGGAGGGATGAACAATGAGTTTGATGAGTAGAATCTTTTCCCTGGTAAGCTGGTCCCTGGACTGGATGCAGGTGGAGGTATCTACCTATTGTGATGCTTCCTGCGTCTACTGTCCCCGCACCGTCTATAGCGATGCCTGGATCAACAGGCAAATGCAACTGGACACCTATAAAAAGCTGCTGCCGGTATTTAAAAAGACCAAGCAGATTTACTTGCAGGGCTGGGGAGAGCCCTTTCTCAACCCGGATTTCTTTGAAATGGTAAGGCTGGCAAAGCAGATGGACTGCTACGTGGGTACCACCACAAACGGCATGTTAATTGACGAACTTAAGGCCCGGAAAATAGTGTCCAGCGGCCTGGATCTTATTACCATTCCCTTGGCATCCACCGATGAAAAGAATGATACTATCCGGGTGGGTACCAATATTGAACAGATACTTAATAACATTCAACTGATTAATAAAGCCAAAGAAAAGGCCGGTTCAGCCTATCCCAAAATCAACATTGCCTATATGCTGTTGGCCTCCCACCTGGAAAGTGCCAAGGATTTGCCAAAGCTGCTCAAGGGTTTGGGAGTAAATGAGGTGGAAATACAAACTTTAGATTTTGTTCCCACCCCCCTCTTGGAAGAAGAGTCACTGCTCTTATGTGAAGGCAGCAGTGTAGCAAAATACCTGGACGCTATGGTTAAGCAGGCAGGGGAAACCGGCATTGGCATTCACTACCGCAAAAGAAATGTCAGTGGGCAGTTTAATTGGTGCACAGAAAACATCCAGCGGGCACTGTACATTTCCTCCTCCGGCGACGTTTCGCCCTGTGTGTTTTCTAACATACCCTTAAAGCATGATAAAGCCCTGGCCTATGCCTACCAACCCTTAACCTTTGGCAATGTGCGAGATGATAAGTTATTGGATATATGGTGCCAAAAGGATTACGCCCGCTTCCGCCGCACCTTTGAGGTGGGACAACTGGTTAGCCAATGTCAAACCTGTGCCATGTTAGATTGTAAATAGAAAATGCTTTAAAAAGACCGACATCAGTCGGTCTTTTTTGCTTGACAAGGGCGCTCCGGGGCGCTTATACTGTGTATATAGAGAATACACAGTATAATGGGTGGGGGATAAATCTAATGTATATACCGATAATAAAAAACAGTCCTAAACCTGCCTATCAGCAAATAATTGATAGCATTAGAAAAAGAATATTAACCGGGGAATTAATGGCCGATGAAGAACTGCCCTCCATTCGCCGGCTGGCCAAAAACACCAAGGTCAGTATCATCACCGTGCGCCGCTCCTACGGCGATCTGGAAAGGGAAGGTTTGATTTACAGTAGGCCGGGTATGGGCTATTATGTGTCAGAGTTTAACCAACAAATGCTGGATGATGCAAAAATAAAATTAATTACACCCCTGCTGCAGGAGGTGGTGAATACCGCCAAGGAGCTGCAGCTAAATGAAAAAAAGGTAAAGGATTTATTAAATAAAATGTTAGAAGAAAAAGTGCAGAAAGGGGGCCGGCCCAATGGATAGTTATGCAATTAAGACCACTGAGCTCAGTAAAAAATATAAGGGGAAAACGGTAGTTTCAGGGCTGGATTTAAGTGTGCCCAAAGAAAGTGTCTTTGCCTTTTTAGGGCCTAACGGTGCCGGTAAAACCACCACCATAAAAATGCTGCTGGGCCTAATAAAACCCTCTGCCGGTAAAGTTTGGCTCTTGGGTCAAGGGGTGGATGACAGCAAGGTGAGACAAAGGGTGGGCTATGTGCCAGATAACCCGGAGTTTTATGGCTACCTGAATGCCCTTGATTTGGTGCGCTTATGTAAATCCCTGTATAGCAGCTGGGATGATGGTTTGGTGGAAAAGATATTTCATTTGATGGATATTCCTAAAAAAACAAAGGCAAAGCACCTATCCCGGGGGCAAAAGGCAGCCATTGCCCTGGCCCTGGCCATGGGTCCCCGGCCGGATTTAATTATTTTAGATGAACCGGCCACCCAATTTGATCCTGTTAAAAGGCAGGCCTACTATTCGCTCTTGTTTGAGGATGTGGTGGCGGCAGGGGGCACCGTATTTTTAGCCACCCACCAATTAAGTGAGGTGGAGCGCTTTGCCGATTACGCAGCTTTTATTAATAGGGGCAAATTACTGACGGTAAAGCCGGTTGCTGAACTGGTGCTTAGCGAAAAACGCATAAGGGTGGTGTTTCAGGGGGAAGCTCCCGATGATATTGAAAGGTGGACCGGGGTAAGGCGAGTTGAACGCCAGGGGAAAAGTTATATGCTGACGGTGACAGAAAATGTTGAAGATATCTACCAAAGACTGCAGCAATTACCCCACTTTGCCTTAGAACTGATCGATATGGATTTGGAGGATATCTTTTTAGAGCATGCCGGCGATAGGAGGGTCGACAGATGATTTATAAGGCGCTGATTAAAAAAGAACTGATGGAAAATCGCTGGAAGTATGCGGTAATATTGATTTGGCTGCTGGCCTTTGGCAGCACCTTATTCTTATCTTTTAAGTGGCTGGGGGACCTACTGCAGTCTTTAACCGGCCTGGAAGCTGAATTGACCAATAAATTAATGGGCGCCATGATGGAGGATTTTGCCCTCTATGCCTGGGCCAACTGGTACGGCAAGACCTTCTACCAAAGCTTAGTGCTTTTTGCCATTATCTTGGGCATGTCTAACATTGCCGGAGAAGTGGGCAGGGGCACTGCGTCATTTGTTTTTACCAAGCCCCTTTCCCGGAGGGAGATATTTTTTACCAAGTACGCCACCGGTGGGCTGGGTTTGGCATTGGTAATAACAGTTTCCACCTTTGCTGCCTGGTTGGCGTCGCAGTTTTATGGGGAAGCCCTCTCCCTTAGCTTTTTAACGGGGATACCCATGGCCTTTGCCGGCAGTTTGGTAATCTACAGCATTGCTGTTTACTGGTCGGTGGTCTTTGATGACCAAATTAAGGCCGGGGTGGCAGCGGCCCTTACCGCCTTTGTCATATCAATACCGGGATGGTTTGGCAGCACAGCCTTTTTGTCGGTATTTGTGCACATGAGGGGCTGGCCCATCTACCTAGGCCAAGATGAATGGCTGATGCCGCTGCTGGCAATGCTCTTGATAAGCGGCGCAATTTATTATCTGGGCCTGCGGGCACTGGAGAAAAAGGAATTATAATTTATCTTGGGGAGTGATTATAAATGTTATTAACCACAACAGAAATTAATACCGAGTATCAAGTATTGGGTTTGGTCAAGGGCAGTACCGTGAAAACAAGGCATTTGGGCAAAGACATTATGGCCTTCATCCGCATGCTCTTTGGCGGCAATGTGAAAGAGTATTCCGATCTGCTGGAGAGTGCCAGGAGAGAGGCGGAAGAAATAATGATTAGGGAGGCCCGGGCCAAGGGGGCCAATGCTGTGATTGGGGTGCGCTACGCAAGCAGTCAAATTGCCCAAGGGGCTTCAGAGGTTATTGTTTATGGTACAGCGGTTAAAATATAGGTGGTTCTTATCCTCTGTTTTTTCTAAAAACACTTGAGATAAGCTATTTGAGAAAATTTACTTTTCCTGTACAATAATGGGGTAAATAAAAATACAGGGGGCAATCAAAAATTGAATAACCAAGTTAGAAGAATTTATGTGGAAAAACGTCAGGGTTTTGACTTTGAAGCCCAAAACTTGTATCAGGATTTAAAGAAGAACCTGGGCATTAAAAACTTAGAAAGGCTGCGGGTGGTAGATCGCTACGACCTGTCGGGGATAAGCGACGAAGAATACAACCGGGCCCGAAGCATAATTTTTTCCGATCCGCCCGTTGATATGGTATATGACGAGCATTTACCCCTAAATAATGGTGCAAGAGTCTTTGCTATGGAATATTTGCCGGGGCAGTACCATCAGCAGGCAGATTTTGCAGCCCAAGGCATACAAATACTAACCCAAAAGGAAGTCCCCACCGTTTTGGCTGCCAAGGTAATTATCCTGGAGGGAAATATATCTGACAGTCAGTTTGCCAAAATAAAGGAATACTGCATCAATCCGGTGGAAAGCCGGGAGGCGTCCCTGGAAAAACCCCGGTCTTTAGATCTGGAGGCAGAAGTGCCGGCGGATGTGGAAGTGTTGGAGGGTTTTATTGCAAAAACACCCCAGCAATTGGAAGGGTTTTTGAAAGATTATGGGCTGGCCATGGGCCTTGAAGACCTGTTGTTTTGCCAGCAGTATTTTCGTGACAGCGAAAAGAGAGACCCCACCATCACTGAAATAAGGCTCATTGACACCTACTGGTCTGACCACTGCCGCCACACCACCTTTTTCACTGAAATAGAGGATGTGGCAATTGAAAAGGCCCGCTACACCGGGCCCATCGAAAAGGCCTATGGGGAATATCTTGCCTCCAGGGATTATGTGTACGGGGAAAGCCCTAAGGACATCTGCCTCATGGATATTGCCTTAATGGGCATGAAAGAATTGAAGAAAAAGGGCTTACTAAATGATTTGGATGAATCCGATGAGATCAATGCCTGCAGTATTGTGGTGGATGTTGATGTTGACGGTAGCAGGGAAGAGTGGCTGGTGATGTTTAAAAACGAAACCCACAATCACCCCACTGAAATAGAGCCCTTTGGCGGTGCCGCCACCTGCCTGGGTGGGGCCATTAGGGACCCGCTTTCGGGCAGGTCCTATGTATACCAGGCAATGCGGGTTACCGGCAGCGGTGATCCCCGGGCCAAGCTTGAGGATACCCTGCCCGGCAAATTGCCCCAGCGCAAGATAACCACCGAGGCGGCGGAGGGTTACAGTTCCTATGGCAATCAAATCGGCGTTCCCGCCGGCCAGGTGGCAGAGGTGTATCATGAGGGCTTCATTGCCAAAAGAATGGAATTGGGGGCGGTAATTGCCGCTGCGCCCAAGGAAAATGTAGTCAGAAAGGCACCTGCAGAAGGTGATGTGGTCATCTTAGTGGGTGGCAGAACGGGACGGGACGGCTGCGGCGGGGCCACCGGTTCATCCAAGGAACACACCGAAGAGTCCCTCACCACCTGTGGTGCCGACGTGCAAAAGGGCAACCCCGCCGTGGAGAGATATTTACAAAGGCTCTTTAGAAAGCCCGAAGTCAGCAAGATGATTAAGAAGTGCAATGACTTTGGTGCCGGCGGTGTATCGGTGGCCATCGGTGAACTGGCCGACAGCGTAGAAATAAATCTTGATGTGATACCGCAAAAGTATGGGGGGCTGGACGGCACTGAACTGGCCATATCAGAATCCCAAGAGCGCATGGCGGTGGTGGTGGCGGCAGCCCATGCCCAAGAATTTATTCAACAATCCCGCCTAGAAAACTTAGAGGCCACCGTGGTGGCAAGGGTAACGGCCAATGGCCGGTTAAGGATGTTTTGGCGCAACAAAGCCATTGTGGATTTGAGCCGGGAATTTTTAAACACCAACGGCATTAAACAAAGGGTAAAATTGACAGTGGCAGCACCCCGGGAAGAAGAGCCGTATTTTGATGTGCTGCCGGAAGGGGTGGCCAAGGAACTGCCCGATTTACACAGGGCCTGGCTGGGCAATTTACAGGACTTAAATGTGTGCAGTCAAAGGGGCCTGGTGGAAAGGTTTGACAGCACCGTTGGGGCAGCCACCGTCTTAATGCCCTTTGGGGGCAGGTATCAGGCTACCCCCACAGAGGGAATGGTGGCTAAACTGCCTGTGCTCTCGGGAGAGACCTCCACTGCCACCGTCATGACATATGGTTACAACCCCCAGCTGGCTTCATGGAGCCCCTTCCACGGGGCCTTGTATGCAGTGGTGGAGGCGGTTACCAAGGTGGTGGCCCTGGGAGGGGACTACCGGAGCGTTCGCCTCACCTTGCAGGAATACTTTGAAAAGCTGGGTAAGGACCCGGTGCGCTGGGGCAAACCCTTCAGTGCCCTGCTGGGGGCCTTTTTGGCCCAAAAGAACCTGGGTATACCGGCCATTGGCGGCAAAGACAGCATGTCCGGCACCTTTGAAGACTTGCATGTGCCGCCCACGCTGGTTGCCTTTGCAGTAAATGTTGTGGACGCCGGTCAGGTGGTATCCCAGGAGTTTAAGAGTACCGACAGCCAGGTGGTGCTGCTTCCGGTGGCCCGGGATGAAAACCTCTTGCCTGACTTTGCGGCCCTGAAGAAAAACTTTACGAAAATAAGCGAGCTGATAAGCACCGGTAAAGTGCTGGCTTCCCATACCGTAAAGGTAGGGGGCTTGGCGGCGGCAATTAGTAAAATGTCCTTTGGCAACGGCATAGGCTTTCGCTTTGCAAATCCTGTTGACGTCAGCCGCTTGTTTACTGCAGATTATGGTTCTGTGCTGCTGGAGATTGATAGGAGCCTTGATTTACCACAAATCTTTGGCGATGTGGAGTATCAAATCCTGGGCTACACCCAAAAAGAGCCGGTCATTTCTGTAAACGGCATTGAAATAAGTATCGAAGAATCCCTAGCCCACTGGGAAAGTCCGCTGGAAAGCATTTTTCCCACAAAGGTGCCGGCGGTGGCAGAGGCAAAGGCAAGGGCCGCCCGGTATGACGGTAAAAATACCAAAAAACCCGCCACTGCTGTGGCCAAGCCCAGGGTGTTTATACCGGTATTCCCCGGCACAAACGGTGAGTTTGACTGTGCACCGCATTTTGAAAAGGCCGGCGCGGTGGTGGATACCATGGTAATTAGAAACCTTAGCCCGGCAGAGGTGGAGTACTCTGTTAATGAAATGGTGAAAAGAATTGGCCAAGCGCAAATTATCATGCTGCCCGGCGACGCCGGCACATTCAGTGTGGCCATGTTTAGAATTCCCCGTGTCAAAGAAGCGGTGATGGACTTGCTAAAC
This window harbors:
- a CDS encoding phosphoribosylformylglycinamidine synthase; this translates as MNNQVRRIYVEKRQGFDFEAQNLYQDLKKNLGIKNLERLRVVDRYDLSGISDEEYNRARSIIFSDPPVDMVYDEHLPLNNGARVFAMEYLPGQYHQQADFAAQGIQILTQKEVPTVLAAKVIILEGNISDSQFAKIKEYCINPVESREASLEKPRSLDLEAEVPADVEVLEGFIAKTPQQLEGFLKDYGLAMGLEDLLFCQQYFRDSEKRDPTITEIRLIDTYWSDHCRHTTFFTEIEDVAIEKARYTGPIEKAYGEYLASRDYVYGESPKDICLMDIALMGMKELKKKGLLNDLDESDEINACSIVVDVDVDGSREEWLVMFKNETHNHPTEIEPFGGAATCLGGAIRDPLSGRSYVYQAMRVTGSGDPRAKLEDTLPGKLPQRKITTEAAEGYSSYGNQIGVPAGQVAEVYHEGFIAKRMELGAVIAAAPKENVVRKAPAEGDVVILVGGRTGRDGCGGATGSSKEHTEESLTTCGADVQKGNPAVERYLQRLFRKPEVSKMIKKCNDFGAGGVSVAIGELADSVEINLDVIPQKYGGLDGTELAISESQERMAVVVAAAHAQEFIQQSRLENLEATVVARVTANGRLRMFWRNKAIVDLSREFLNTNGIKQRVKLTVAAPREEEPYFDVLPEGVAKELPDLHRAWLGNLQDLNVCSQRGLVERFDSTVGAATVLMPFGGRYQATPTEGMVAKLPVLSGETSTATVMTYGYNPQLASWSPFHGALYAVVEAVTKVVALGGDYRSVRLTLQEYFEKLGKDPVRWGKPFSALLGAFLAQKNLGIPAIGGKDSMSGTFEDLHVPPTLVAFAVNVVDAGQVVSQEFKSTDSQVVLLPVARDENLLPDFAALKKNFTKISELISTGKVLASHTVKVGGLAAAISKMSFGNGIGFRFANPVDVSRLFTADYGSVLLEIDRSLDLPQIFGDVEYQILGYTQKEPVISVNGIEISIEESLAHWESPLESIFPTKVPAVAEAKARAARYDGKNTKKPATAVAKPRVFIPVFPGTNGEFDCAPHFEKAGAVVDTMVIRNLSPAEVEYSVNEMVKRIGQAQIIMLPGDAGTFSVAMFRIPRVKEAVMDLLNKRDGLILGIGRGFQALLKLGLVPYGEIVDLTEESPALTDNIIGRHVSTMVQTKVVSNLSPWFNNVELGDVHTLALSGRQGRFVAKGQLIEKLMKNGQVATQYVDFDGLPSNDLRFNPTGSYDAIEGLTSPDGRVLGKMGHSERIGSRVAVNVPGEKDQKIFEAGVNYFR